The region CCGCCGGCGCGGCATCCAGGCCAGCAGCCGGCCGTCGGGGTCGGCGTCGAAGCCGCCGGCGGGAATCGTCGAAGACCGGCGGTAGGCACGGCTCGTGCAGATCAGCCGGTGAAGGTGCCGCAGCGACCCCGTCTCGCGCAGTTCGCAGGCGAGCCAGTCGAGCAATTCCGGATGGCTCGGCAGGCTTCCCATCCGGCCGAAGTCGTTGGGCGTGTCGCACAGGCCGCGGCCGAAGTGCCAGTGCCAGACCCGGTTGGCGATGCTCCGCCAGGTAAGCGGGTTGTCGGGGTGGACGAGCCATTCGGCCAGCGCCGCGCGCCGCGCCCCCTCGGGGGCGCCCGGGGGGAGCTCGAAGCGCGCCTCGAGCGCCCCGACCGCGGCGAGGGCGCCCGGCCCGACCGGGTGCAGGGGACGGTCGATGTCGCCGCGCTCGAGGACCCGGATCTCGCGCGGCGGAGCGATCGAGATCGTGCCGCGCTCGTTGGTCGCCGTCGGTGCGGCGGCGTAGAGCTTGCGCACGGCCGGCAGCGCGCTCAGCTCGGCCCGCGCACGGGCGCCGATGACGGCGCCGGCCAGCGCCGCCGCCTGGTCGCGGCTCCGCGCCGCCGGGGGCACGGCGAGCGCGGCCTCGGCTGCCGGGGAGAGCGCGATCGCCACCGCGGGATCGCCGTCGGTGCACGAGATCCGAAACCGGCCGATCAGGTGGGCACCGCCGTGGACCTGGCGGAGGGCGACCACGAGCGTCTCGCCGGCGCCCAGCGCGATCGCCTCGGCCGGCACGAACACCGCGTGGTGCGGCTTGCCCTCCTCGGGGTGGATGCCCCACGCGGTCGCCGGCGCACCGTCGATGGCATGGGCGATCGACCAGCCCGCCTGCTCGAAATCGGCGCTCGCCCGGGCGATCGCGATCCGGCGCGGGGCACCGCCTTCGGCCGGGAAAACGGTCAGCTCGACCTCGGAGAGATGGAGGTTGCCGTTTGGCGCCCGGCCCGGCCCGGCCATCGGCAACGACTCGTCGGTGAGCACGTCGAGGCGCAGCGCGGTGATCGGCGGGAGCGGCCCGGAGGCCGAGAGCATGACGACGTCGCGCTCCGGCGCGGTGCCGCAGGCCAGGATCGACCCGTCGTCCTGGCGCGACAGCTCCACCCCGAACGCCGACGAATAGCTCGCCAGGGGCAGCGGCCACCACGCCGCGTGCGCCCCGGCCGCCTCCCAGGCGGCCACGAGCGCGGCTTCCGGCATGCCGAGCAGCGCCTCCGGACCGGAGACGGCGAGGTCGGCGAGGGTCCGCCAGCGCCGCCGCGCCGCCGCGACCGAGCCGTCGGGCTCCCAGTCGATCTCCCCCTTGCCGATCCCGGCGAACACGGCCTGCAGCGCGTAGTAGTCCTCCTGCGGGATCGGGTCGAACTTGTGGGCGTGGCAGCGGGCGCAGTTGGCCGTCGTGCTCGTCACGGCGCCCATCGTTTGTGTGACGAGGTCGTCGCGGTCGAGGTATTCGAACGTCCGCGGCGCGGTGCTCGCCGCGGAGTGGTCGTAGGTGCCGGCGCCGAGGAACCCGAGGGCTGCCTGGACCGGGCCGTCGTCGGGAAAGAACACGTCGGCGGCGAGTTGGGCACGGACGAACGTCGGCCAGGGCAGGTCGGCGGCGAAGGCGTCGATCACCCAGTCGCGGTACGGCCAGGCGTTGGGGCGGAAGACGTCGTGCTCGAAGCCGTGGCTGTCGGCGAAGTGGATCGAGTCGAGCCAGTGGCGCGCGAAGCGCTCACCGATCCGCGGGGAGGCGAGGAGGCGCTCGACGACGCGGTCGACGGCGGCGGGGGCGGAGTCGGCGACGAAGGCATCGACCTCGTCGGGGGTCGGCGGCAGGCCGTGGAGGTCGAACGACAGCCGGCGCAGGAGCGCACGCCGGTCGGCCTCGTCGGCCGGAGTGAGCCCGGCGCGTGCGATGCGCTGGTCGAGAAACGCGTCGATCGCCCGATCGGCGGGGGCGCTCCCCGGCACCGGCGGCCTCGTGAGCGGTCGCAGCGACCACCAGTCGCCCGCCCGTGGGGCGGCGATGCGCGGATCGGGGGCGCCGCGGCGGATCCACTCGACGAGGATCGCGACCTCGGCGGCCGGGAGGGGCTCGGCCGGCATCCGTAGGTCGGGGTCGGCATGGCGCACCGCCGTCACCAGCAGGCTCGCCTCGGGCTCACCCGGGGCGATCGCCGGGCCGCGGTCGCCCCCCCGTTCCCAGCCACTACGCCAATCGAGCGCCAGCCCCCCTTCCATCCGCCCGGCGCCATGGGAGTGGCAGGGAAGGCAGCGCCGCGACAGCAGCGGCTCGACCTGGTCGCGGAAGAACGCGAGGTCGGCGGAGGGCCCCGGATCGGCGCCCGAGGCGAGCAGCGCCGGCACCGCCAGCCCGAGGCCCGCGAGGAATGGGAACAGGCGCGGAAGTCGGCAGCGCACGGGATCGCGCTCCCCGAGGCGAGAGGATCGGCCGGTATCCCCCCATCGTCCGCCGCGGTCCGCCGAGCGTCAAACGGCCGCGCGGGAGGCGCGTCATCCGTCGAGCAGCCGCGCCGCCCACGGCCCGTCGTGGCCGACGGCGGCGACGCCGATCTCCGCATGGACCAGCGCCGCGACCGCCTCCGCGATCGCCCCGTCGCCGGCGAGCGGCACCACGACCGTATCGGCGTCGCGGGCCACCGGATCGGCGGCGACCACCGCGAGCACGGCCAGCGCGTCGTCGGCCCGGCCCGGGACGACGAAGCGGACGGGCCACGACCGGCCCGGGAACGCCGCCGGGGAGGCGACGGAGCGGCTCACGATCCGCCCCCCGCGCATCACCGCCAGGTGCGTGAAGCAGCCGGGCACGTCGGCGTCGGGCACGACGGCGACCACGGCCCGCTCGACGAGGACGAGGTCGCCGACGAGGCGCTCGACGTCGCGCCGCTCGGTGGGGTCGAGGCCCTGGAACGGGTCGTCGATGAGCAGGACCGGCGGGTCGAGGAGCAGCGCCCGGGCGACGAGCAGGCGCTTGCGGATCCCGTCGGGGATCCGGTCGAGGCGGGCCTGGCCGTCGCCGTCGAGGCCGGCCAGCGCCAGCGCCCGCTTGACGGCGCCGGCCAGCGCCGCGCCGGCCAGCCCCTCCTCGGCCCCCGTCACCTCGAGAAACTCGCCGGCCCGCAGCGCCGGCGGGGCGACGATCCCGGCCGGCACGTGGCCGACCAGACGGCGGAACCGGCGCGGTGCCGCGCGGAGCGAGCAGCCGGCGACGATGACGTCGCCACGCGCCAACGCCAGCCGTCCGGCGAGCGCCTCCAGCAGCGTCCCCCGCCCCGACCCGGTGCGCCCCACCAGCGCCCAGGACTCGCCGGCCGCCACCGACCAGCCGACGCCGTCGATGACGCGCTCGCCACCGCGGTCGACGGTCACGTCGGCGAGGACGATCATCGGCCGGCGGCAGCCCGGGCGAGCGTCATGTCGATCGACACGAGCAGCCCCGTGGCCTTGTTCACCGACTCCTCGAACTCCTTCTCCGGGACGCTGTCGGCGACGATCCCGGCACCGGTCTGGACGTGGGCCGTCCCGCCGGTGATCACCACGGTGCGCAGGGCGATGCAGGTGTCCATCGTGCCGCCGAAGTCGACGTAGCCGACGGCGCCGGCGTAGGGGCCGCGGCGGCGCGGCTCGAGCTCGTCGATGATCTCCATGGCGCGGATCTTGGGCGCGCCCGACACCGTGCCCGCCGGTAGGCAGGCGGCCAGCGCGTCGAACGCCGTGCGCCCGTCGGCGAGCGTGCCGGTGACGTTGCTGGTGAGGTGCATGACGTGGCTGTAGCGCTCGATCGACATCACGTCGGACAGCGCCACCGATCCGATCCGCGCCACGCGCCCGACGTCGTTGCGCCCCAGGTCGATGAGCATCACGTGCTCGGCCCGCTCCTTCGGGTCGGCCAGCAGCGACGCGGCGAGCGCCTCATCCTCCTCCGCCGTCTTGCCGCGGGGGCGCGTGCCGGCCAGCGGGCGGACCGTCACGGCGCCGTCGACGCAGCGGACCATGATCTCCGGCGAACTGCCGACGAGCGTCACCTCGGGGAGCCGGAGGTAGAACATGAACGGGCTCGGGTTGACCACCCGCAGCGTGCGGTAGAGCTCGAGAGGCGGGGACGGGAACGGGATGTCGAGGCGGCGGCTGAGGACCACCTGGAAAATGTCGCCGGCACGGATGTACTCGATCGCCCGCGACACCGCGGCAAGGAACTGCTCGCGGGGGAAATGGCTCGCCAGCGCCTCGATCCGGCCGGGGGCGAGCGCCCGCGGGCCGACGTCGGCGGGCGCGGGCCAGTCGTCGGGGGTGAACAGCCGCTCGAGTGTCTGGTCGATCCTCCGGCAGGCGCTACGGTAGGCCTCCTCCGCCCCGCCGGCAGCGCCGGTGTCGGCCAGCACGATCACGTCGAGTGTCTTGGTGACGTGGTCGAAGACGACGAGCCGGTCGAAGAACGCGAAGCTCACGTCGGGGAGCCCGAGATCGTCGGGCGGGGCGTCCGGGAGGCGCTCGGCGTAGCGGACGGCGTCGTAGGCGGCGTAGCCGATCGCCCCACCGGTGAAAGGCGGCAATTCCGGGAGCCGGGCCGGTCGAAACTCGGCGAGGCGTTGCTGCAGTTCGGCAAGGGGGTCGGCGACCTCCAGCGTCTCCTCGTCACCGCCGCGCACCACGCGCACGGTCGTCCGCCGTGCCTCGAGGCGCATGAACGGGTCGGCGGCGAGGAAGCTGTAGCGGCCGACCCGTTCGCCGCCGACGACGCTCTCGAACAGGCATCCGCACGCGCCGCCGTCGAACCGGCGGAACGCCGTCACCGGGGTGAGGCCGTCGGCGAGCAGCCTTCGGTAGACCGGCACGAGACGATGACCGGCGGCGAGGGTCGCGAACCGGGCGGGGTCGGGATGGTGCATCGGAGTGGGCGCGGGGTACGGCGGGCCGTGACCGTCAACAGACTCTCCGGCGGGGCCGCCGGTCAACACCCCGCCGCCGGCATTGACGGCGACCGGAAGTCACCGGACGGGTATGATGCGTGTCGGCGATGGGGCGGGCCCGTCGCCGCCGTGGAGTTCCGGCGATGAAATGCCAGCAGTGCGACGCGCAGGCGGTGTTCCACATCACGGAGCTGGAGGGGGGTGCGGTGCGCGAGATCCACCTCTGCGACGACCACGCCCGGGTGTACCTCAACCAGGCCGAATCCGGGGGCGGCGCCGAGACGCCCAAGGGAGGCGGTTTGGTCGGCCCGCTCGGCGTCGGGCAGACCGCCGCCGAACTGTCCCAACTCGACCAACGCGCCTGCCCGATGTGCGGCATCACGTTCTTCGAGTTCCGCAACCAGGGGCGGCTCGGCTGCCCCCACGACTACGTCGAGTTCGAGCGCGAACTCGAGCCGCTGATCGCCAACATCCACGGGGCGACCGAGCACACCGGCCGCCGGCCGAGCCGACTCCCGGTCTCCCCCGCGGGCGGAACCGGGCAAGCGCTGCCGGAGGACACCGCGGAACTGACCGCCGCCATCGGCCTGCGCCGGTCGCTCAAGGAGGCGATCGCCGCCGAACGCTACGAAGACGCCCGCGAGCACCGCGACGCGATCCGCGCGCTCGAGGAGCGCTGGCTCGCACCGCGACGGAAAGCCGAAGACACGCCGTCATGAAACTCGACACTCTCACCGACTCGGTCGGCGAATGGCTTCGCGGCACCGGTCCGGAATCGGACATCGTGATGAGCAGCCGCGTGCGGCTGGCGCGCAACGTCGCCCACTTCCCGTTCGTCAGCCGGGCCTCGGCCCAGGACCGCGCGGACGTCGAGCGCCTGCTCCGCGAGCGGATCGCGCGGGTGCCGCTCGGACGGGGGCTCGAGTATTTCGACGTCGGCCGCCTCGAGGAGGTCGATCGCCGGTTTCTCGTCGAGCGACAGCTGATCAGCCGCGAGCACGCCGAGGCCGCCGGGGCCCGCGGGGTCGCGATCGACGACCGTGAGCAGGTCAGCCTGATGATCAACGAAGAGGATCATCTCCGCATCCAGTGCCTCCACAGCGGCCTCGATCTCCACGGCGCCTGGGAGCAGATCCGGGCGGTCGACGACGAGATCGAGCGGGTCGTGCCGTACGCCTTCCACTCGCGGTTCGGCTACCTCACCGCCTGCCCGACCAACGTCGGCACCGGGATCCGCGTCAGCGTCATGCTCCACCTGCCGGCGCTGGTGATCACGCGGCAGATCGACAAGGTGTTCCGCAGCCTGCAGAAGATCTCGCTGGCGGTCCGCGGCCTGTACGGGGAGGGCTCGCAGGCGCTCGGCGACTTCTACCAGATTTCCAACCAGACGACGCTCGGCCGCACCGAGGAGGAGCTCCTCCAGCAGGTCGGCGACGTCGTCCCGGTGGTCATCGAATACGAGCGCCGCGCCCGCGAGTTCCTCGTCCGCGAGACACAGCAGAACGTCCACGACCAAGTCAGCCGGGCATACGGGATCCTCCGCACGGCGCAGACGATCAAGGTCGAGGAGGCGATGCAGCTGCTGTCGAGGGTCCGGATGGGAGTCCTCCTCGGGCTGATCGGCGACGTCGACGTGGCCGACATCAATTCGTTGCTCGTCCGCACGCAGCCGGCCCACCTGCAGAAACTGCGCGGCATCCAACTCGAGGGGAGCGACGAGCGGATCGAACGCGCCCGCTACCTGCGCCAGCATTTCGACGCCGGTCCGGGCGGCGCTGGCCGGCTCAACTGACCGCCCGACCGGCGCCGCCCTTCAGCGGGCGGGCGCCGGAAGCTTGCTCCGCAGGGCGCGGACCACCGGCAGCGGCACGAACCGGGCCAGCGCCCGGTCGTCTGCCAACGGCGTGATCTGCTTGAGCAGCGACGACGAGACGTGGGAATACTCGGCGGCCGACATCAGAAACACCGTCTCGATTTCCGGATCGAGTTTGCGGTTGGCCAGCGTCATCGTGAACTCGGCCTCCATGTCGCTCAGCGAGCGGACGCCGCGGAGCAGCACCGTCGCCCCCTGCTCGCGGACGAAGACCACCGCCAGCCCGGAAAACGGGGCCGCGCGGACGTTGGCCAGGTGTGCGGTCGCCGCCTCGACCAGCGCCACCCGCTCGTCGCTGGCGAACAGCGGGTGTTTGTCGGGGTTGATGCCGACGCCGACCACGACCGAGCCGAAGATCCGGCTCGCCCGCTCGATGACGTCGAGGTGGCCGAGCGTGACGGGGTCGAACGACCCGGTGTAGACCGCCGTTTGGGCTGAGGCGGGGTGTGCCATCGGTGCCTCGGTGTGGGGGGAGGGGTGGAGCGGTTCGGAGGGGTCGTGCGGCCGGTGCCGGGACGGCATTTTCCCCGCCGGTGCCCGGAGCGGTGGATGGCGCTCCCCCGGCTGTCGATTATGGTAGTAGGCCTTCCCAACCCCCGGCGGTGGCCGATCGCGGAGCAGGTGCCCGGTGACGAAAATGCTGCCTCTGACCGGGATGGTCGTCTCGGGACTGGTCGGGATCCTGTTCCTCGCGGACCTCGCGGCGGGGTTTCCCTTCCGCCGGGTGAGTGTCGGCCTCGACATCGGGTTCGTGATCGCCAGTCTGATCCTCGCCTACCTCAGCTGGTCGGTGGTAGAGAAGAGCCGTCCCTGAGCCGTGAGCGCGGTGGCCGCGCGAGCGCCCTTGCTGCCGACAGCCTCCACGTGGGTGGCCGGTGCGCCGAGCGTGGTGTGTCCCCGGCGGTTCGTGTCAGGCGGCGCGGAGCACCGAGCCGGCCGCGGCAGTGCCGGAGGCGGCCACCAATCCGGGCAGGGCCCCGAGGCTCGCGGTCGTCGCCACCCCCGCCTCGACCCACCGTGCGACGCGGTCGATCGTCGCCGTCGGCTCGACGGCCGGCCCGGCACCGAGCACGGTGAGACAGCCGGGCACCGGTCGGACCGTCGCGGTGCGCCCCGTGAAGCGCGTCAACCACCCGCGCGACGGTGCCGTGAGCGCCACTTCCCACAGGCCCCACGACAGGCTGCGGCACGCCCAGCCCGCCGGAGCCGGGCGCCGCGATCCGCGCGCCGCGTCGTCGAACCTGTCGACGCACACCGTGCGGATCCCGTGATCGCGGAGCAGCTCGCGGTGGACGAGCATCCGCCCGTCACCGACGACCAGCGTGTCGATGCCGGGAAGCAGCCGGATCGTCCGCTCGACCCGGTCGCGGAGGGCCGCCCGCGACTCCCACCACCCGGGGTCGTCGGCCACCGCCCGGATCGGGGCCGCGCTGCCCGCCATCGCGGCGAGGCCGTCGAGGCGTGCGGCCCATGTGACAAGGACCCCGCGGCGGCGCGCGGCGGCGTCGATCGCGACGAGGTGCTCGGCGGTCGTGCCGGCAGCGACCACGTGGGACAGCACGACGGTCGACCGATCGGACGCGGTGGGCATGTGACGCGGTTCCCAGCGACCGGGGACCCTGCGCCCCCTCCTTGTCAGCTATCGGCGTCCCCCCATCCGGCCTTCACGGTCGTCCGGCGCCCCCGCACGGCCCGCAGATTCATTCCGCCCGACCGTCGGCGGCGGCGATCGCCCCGACCAGCGCGGCGGCGGTCGGCCGCAACGCTTCCGCATCCGGCTCCACCCCCAGCCGGCGCAGCGCCGCCGACGTCACCGGGCTGATACTCGCCACCCGCCAGCGACGGATGCCGTCGCCGAACAACCGGCAGGCCGCCTCGGCGATCCGGCCGCTGGTGACCGTGATCCAGTCGATCGCCGTGGCGTCGAGGGCCGCCCGCGCCCCGGGGGGGAGCGATTCGAGCGGTCGGCTCGTGTAGGCGGCCACTTCATCGACGTGATGCCCGGCGGCACGGAGGCCCGTCGCGAGGACGTCGCGGCCGGCATCGGCCCGGACGAGCAGGAACCGCCCGCGGTGCGCCGCGTCCGCGAGGAGGTCGACGAGCCCCTCCGACCGCTCGAGCTCGGGCACGGCGTCGCACACCAGCCCGGCCGTCGCCAGGGCCCGCGCCGTCGCGCCGCCGATCGCGGCGAGGCGGGCGGTGCCCAGCGCGCGGCCGTCGCGCGACAGGGCGCGGAGCCGGCCGGCGAAGGCATCGACGCCGTTGGCGCTGGCGAAGACGATCCAGTCGTAGCGGTCGGCGGCGTCGATCGCGCGATCGAGTGCGGCGCCGTCGGGGGGTGGGCCGATCGTGACCAGCGGGAGGAGGTGGGGGGTGGCGCCCGCCGCTTCCAGCGCGCGGACGAGGTCGTCGGTCTGCCCGCGCGGTCGCGTGACGAGGACCGTCCGCCCCGTGAGCGGACCGGAACAACGCGGCGCCGAAGCGCCCGGCGCGAGGCCGACGAGGGCGACCGTCGGGGGTGGGCAGTCGGCGGTCGCCGCGGCGCTGGCGCAGGCCGCGAGGTTCGATCTGACGATCCGCTGGTCGGGCCAGCCGCAGTGGCTGACGAGGGTCACCGGCGTGTCGGGATCCCGGCCGGCGGCGACCAGGGCGCCGGCCCAGGCCCGGACCTGCTCGACCCCCATGTAGACCGCCAGCGTCCCCGGCACGCGCGCAAGGGCGCCGAAGTCGACGCGGTCCTCGGTGCCGGCGGCGCCGTGGCCGGTCACGAGCGTCAGGCTCGACGACCCCTGACGGCTGGTGAGCGCTGCCCCGGCGGCGGCGGCCGCTGCCAGCGCGGCGGTGACGCCAGGCACGATTTCCCAGTGGATGCCCGCCGCGTCGAGCGGGGCGATCTCCTCGGTGAGCCGCGCGAACACGCCCGGGTCGCCCCCCTTGAGACGCACGACCCGCCGCCCGCTCGTGGCCAGCCTGGCGAGCAAGTCACCCGTCGCCGTCCCGGAGTCGGCGCCGTGGCCGTCGCCGCGCGGGGCGGCGATGCAGCGCTCCACGGCTCCGGTGCGGGTCAGCAGGCTCGGGGGCACCAGCGCGTCGTGGACGATCACGTCGGCACGCTCGAGGCAGTCGAGGGCGCGGAGCGTGAGCAGGTCGGGGCTCCCCGGGCCGGCGCCCACGAACCACACCCGCCCCGGCGGCGAACGGCCGAGAGAGGGGGTGGCGTCACCAGAAAAGGAGGCGGACACGATCGCTCGTCACGGGGAAGCCGGAGGGAGCGAGGATTGAGGCTCCACACCCGGACCACTACACTCTACCGCTTCCGCCGCCCGGCCGGCGGCGCCGTGCGGCGGGCCGACGGGACGGCCGCGGGGCGGCGGGGCCACCGGCAGCCGGCACCCCGTTCCGGGTGGTGTTTCCCTCGCAGCAGCATCACGGGCAGCATGGCCGCCAACGAGCCGGACCAGCCATCGCCGCTGTCGCCATCGGAGCGTTCTCGGCTCCAGCAGAGCTTCCAACGCGGCACGCAGAACGCCGCGGCCAACGCCGACTACGCGGCGGAGATGTTTGCCAACTGCGTCGTCGGCGATCCCGCCAGCGCGATCTACCTCCAGAGCCTGCTCGGCGTGCTCCGCAAGAAGCATCCGCCGAAGAAAGGGGGCGGCCTGACGTCGTTTCTCGGCAGCGGCAGCAAGGTGGGGGGCCTGAAGAAGCCGGCGGCCGCCGGGCAGTGGCGCGAGGTGATCCGCCTCGGCGTCGAGATCCTCAAGGGCAATCCCTACGACGTCCCGGCGCTACTGGCGATGGCCGATGCCTGCGGGCAGCTCGGCCATCAGGAGACCCGCGGGGTCTACCTCCGCTCGGCCCTCGATGCTGCTCCGACCGACATCGATGTCAATCGCCAGTGCGCCAAGTTCGCCGCCGAGATGGGCAACTTCGACCAGGCGATCGCCTGCTGGGTGCGGGTCTCGTCGCTCAAGGGGATGGCCGAGGAGGCGGAGCGCGAGATCGCCCGGCTCCAGGTCGAGAAGACGATCTCCGCCGGCGGCGGGCTGACGGGGCGCGTGGCGCCGAAGGCGGCGGCACCGGCGGCGGGGGGCGCGGAGCCCGACCGGGCGACGGTCCTCCGCAAGACGATCGCGGCGAAGCCGACCGACACCGAGGCCGCCTACGAACTGGCCGACCTCCTCGAGCAGGCCAACGACACCGCCGAGGCCGAGAAGGTCCTGGAGCGGGCGCTGGCCGCGAGCGGTGGCGACATCAAGGTCCGCGAGCACCTCGAGGATCGCCAGATCCGTTGGTCACGGCAGCACGTCGCGGTCGCCGAGAAGCGCGCGGCGTCCGACCCGGCGGCTCAGGGCACGCTCGATCAGCTCCGCCAGGCGCATGCCAAGCTCGAGGTCGAGGTGTTCTCGGCGCGGTCGTCGCGCTACCCGGAGAACACCGCCATCCGCTACGAGCTCGGGCTGCGGCTCAAGGCGGCCCGCAACGTCCCCGAGGCGATCAAGCAGTTCCAGGACGTGCTCCAAAACGACGCCCGGCGCAAGGGGGTCGTGGCGCTCGAGCTCGGCGAGTGCTTCCAGTCGATCCGCCAATACGACCTGGCGATGCGCAACTACGCCATCGCCCTCGACGCCCTCACCGACAGGGAACAGGAACAGCGGAAGCGGGCGCTGTACCGGGCCGGGGTCCTCGCGGCCGGGATGGGGGATCCCGACGCCGCCCGCAAGCACCTCTCGACCCTCGCCGGCATCGATTTCGGCTACCGCGACGTGGCCCAGCGGCTGGACAAGTTGAGCTCGGTGAAGGATAAAGGTGGGCCCCCGACATCCTGACGGCGGTCTGCGCCGTCCGTCGTCCCGCAGGTTTCGTCCAGCGAAAGAACCACGATGCCCCATTCGGCCAGCGCCAAAAAACGCCTTCGCCAGAACGTCGTCCGCCGCGAGCGGAACCGGGCGACCAAGTCCGAGATCAAGACCCATGTCCGCCGCCTGCTCGAGCAGCTGCTCGCCGGCGACGTGGCGGGAGCGCGGGAGCAGTTCCGGCTCGTCGCCAAGAAGGCCGACCGGGCCGCGGCAGGCCGCACGATCCACCCCAACCGGGCCGCGCGGATCAAGTCGCGCCTCTCGGCCCGGATCCTCGCCGTCACTCGCGGCGCCGGCACCGGGACCGTGGCCAAGACGGCAGCCAAGGGGTCGAAGGCGAAGAAGCCCGCCAAGGGCTGATCCGCCATTCCCCGGCCGGGGCTGATCACCCCTGCCCCGGCTCCCAGACGACGGCGGCCGCGTCGAACACCGGCCCCTCGATGCACGTCCGGCGGTAGTCCCAGCCACCGTCCGGATCGCGGATCGGCGCCACGCAGGTGAAGCAGATCCCGACGCCGCAGGCCATCGGCGTTTCCAGCGACACGGTGCACCCGATGGCGCGGGCCGCCGACCACCGCGCCACGGCGTGCATCATCGGCTCCGGTCCGCAGCAGGCCACGTGCCCGGGCTCGGGGCCGCCGTCGAAGAGGCGGTCGAGCAGATCGACGACGGTGCCCCGCAGCCCTGCCGACCCGTCGAGCGTCGCGAGGTGGACCTCGATGCCGGCGCGGCGGAAGTCGTCGGCATCGGCGAGGAATCCCGCCGACCGCGCCCCCCAGCAGAGCGTCACCCGGGACGCACCCCGCGCCCGTGCGGCGCGGCCGAGCGCCAACAGGGCCGTCTGCCCGATGCCGCCGGCGACGAGCACCAGGTGGCCGACGGCGGGGACACGGCTGAAGCCGTTGCCCAGCGGCCCCCAGACGTGGAGCTCTGCACCCGGAGCGAGTGTCGTCAGGGCGCTGGTGAACTTGCCGTGGACGAGGTACAGGAAGTCGACGTAGCGGCGCCCTGCCCCGTCGCCCCGCGGATCGACGGCGTCGGGG is a window of Planctomycetota bacterium DNA encoding:
- a CDS encoding dihydroorotate dehydrogenase electron transfer subunit; translated protein: MPSDRSAVAGKEGVACYADGARVERVPIVAHRQVGTGTFRLRLDWPALAATARPGQFAMLRIAGRLDPLLARPLAVYETYDSPDAVDPRGDGAGRRYVDFLYLVHGKFTSALTTLAPGAELHVWGPLGNGFSRVPAVGHLVLVAGGIGQTALLALGRAARARGASRVTLCWGARSAGFLADADDFRRAGIEVHLATLDGSAGLRGTVVDLLDRLFDGGPEPGHVACCGPEPMMHAVARWSAARAIGCTVSLETPMACGVGICFTCVAPIRDPDGGWDYRRTCIEGPVFDAAAVVWEPGQG
- the cobA gene encoding uroporphyrinogen-III C-methyltransferase, with product MGAGPGSPDLLTLRALDCLERADVIVHDALVPPSLLTRTGAVERCIAAPRGDGHGADSGTATGDLLARLATSGRRVVRLKGGDPGVFARLTEEIAPLDAAGIHWEIVPGVTAALAAAAAAGAALTSRQGSSSLTLVTGHGAAGTEDRVDFGALARVPGTLAVYMGVEQVRAWAGALVAAGRDPDTPVTLVSHCGWPDQRIVRSNLAACASAAATADCPPPTVALVGLAPGASAPRCSGPLTGRTVLVTRPRGQTDDLVRALEAAGATPHLLPLVTIGPPPDGAALDRAIDAADRYDWIVFASANGVDAFAGRLRALSRDGRALGTARLAAIGGATARALATAGLVCDAVPELERSEGLVDLLADAAHRGRFLLVRADAGRDVLATGLRAAGHHVDEVAAYTSRPLESLPPGARAALDATAIDWITVTSGRIAEAACRLFGDGIRRWRVASISPVTSAALRRLGVEPDAEALRPTAAALVGAIAAADGRAE
- a CDS encoding tetratricopeptide repeat protein → MAANEPDQPSPLSPSERSRLQQSFQRGTQNAAANADYAAEMFANCVVGDPASAIYLQSLLGVLRKKHPPKKGGGLTSFLGSGSKVGGLKKPAAAGQWREVIRLGVEILKGNPYDVPALLAMADACGQLGHQETRGVYLRSALDAAPTDIDVNRQCAKFAAEMGNFDQAIACWVRVSSLKGMAEEAEREIARLQVEKTISAGGGLTGRVAPKAAAPAAGGAEPDRATVLRKTIAAKPTDTEAAYELADLLEQANDTAEAEKVLERALAASGGDIKVREHLEDRQIRWSRQHVAVAEKRAASDPAAQGTLDQLRQAHAKLEVEVFSARSSRYPENTAIRYELGLRLKAARNVPEAIKQFQDVLQNDARRKGVVALELGECFQSIRQYDLAMRNYAIALDALTDREQEQRKRALYRAGVLAAGMGDPDAARKHLSTLAGIDFGYRDVAQRLDKLSSVKDKGGPPTS
- the rpsT gene encoding 30S ribosomal protein S20, which codes for MPHSASAKKRLRQNVVRRERNRATKSEIKTHVRRLLEQLLAGDVAGAREQFRLVAKKADRAAAGRTIHPNRAARIKSRLSARILAVTRGAGTGTVAKTAAKGSKAKKPAKG